In Verrucomicrobiia bacterium, the following proteins share a genomic window:
- a CDS encoding AI-2E family transporter: protein MNFPAPTPRQGQLIWFAITMLAVTLTVAIVGAVLWGLGRALVVLSPVLWPIAVAGIVAFILDPVVEWFIRKGIPRLRAILLVFSVAVIAFLGVAASIVPRVVVEARDLARQIPGYVGRAQAKMEKWINKPPTPLLRLLPLPWRDDPTNATPASLTSTNESAHPDSPPSEDAAENDDPPLLSLLGLGGTPSDNAAPSATDPPWWIKALDPNALRTAGGWLATILPDVGRWLIGQLGKVASWIGVLVGLALIPIYTFFFLLEKSSIERQWTRYVPLADSQFKDEIVWLLRNINDALIVFFRGQVLVAICDGVMYTIGFLIIGLPYALLLGLVATVLTIVPFLGAIVTCVSALIIAFVQFGDWQHPLLVLVVFCIVQTIEGWIVQPKIIGDRVGLHPVTIIIALLVGTTLMGGLLGGLLAIPATAVLRALLFRYVWHKRIAEPASTLSPEPTAREISSA from the coding sequence CTGGGGCCTCGGACGCGCCCTCGTTGTCCTTTCTCCCGTCCTCTGGCCCATCGCCGTCGCCGGCATTGTCGCCTTCATCCTCGATCCCGTCGTCGAATGGTTCATCCGCAAGGGGATCCCCCGCCTCCGCGCCATTCTCCTCGTCTTCAGCGTCGCCGTCATCGCCTTCCTTGGCGTCGCCGCCAGCATCGTCCCCCGCGTCGTCGTCGAAGCGCGCGACCTCGCCCGCCAAATCCCCGGCTATGTCGGCCGAGCCCAGGCGAAAATGGAGAAGTGGATCAACAAACCTCCCACCCCGCTCCTCCGTCTCCTCCCCCTCCCCTGGCGCGACGATCCCACCAACGCAACCCCCGCCTCCCTCACCTCCACCAACGAATCCGCCCACCCGGACTCCCCACCCTCCGAGGATGCCGCCGAGAACGACGACCCCCCCCTCCTTTCACTCCTGGGCCTTGGCGGCACTCCCTCTGACAACGCCGCCCCGTCGGCCACCGATCCCCCTTGGTGGATCAAGGCCCTCGACCCCAACGCCCTCCGCACCGCCGGCGGCTGGCTCGCCACCATCCTCCCCGATGTCGGACGCTGGCTCATCGGCCAGCTCGGAAAGGTCGCCTCCTGGATCGGCGTTCTCGTTGGCCTCGCCCTCATCCCCATCTACACGTTCTTCTTCCTCCTCGAAAAAAGCAGCATCGAACGGCAGTGGACCCGGTACGTTCCCCTCGCGGATTCGCAGTTCAAAGACGAGATCGTCTGGCTCCTCCGCAACATCAACGACGCCCTCATCGTATTCTTCCGAGGCCAGGTGCTCGTCGCCATTTGCGACGGCGTCATGTACACCATCGGCTTTCTCATCATCGGCCTCCCCTACGCCCTCCTCCTTGGCCTCGTCGCCACCGTCCTCACCATCGTGCCCTTCCTCGGCGCCATCGTGACCTGCGTCTCCGCCCTCATCATCGCCTTTGTGCAATTCGGTGACTGGCAGCATCCCCTCCTCGTCCTCGTGGTCTTCTGCATCGTCCAGACCATCGAGGGCTGGATCGTCCAGCCCAAGATCATCGGCGACCGCGTCGGCCTGCACCCGGTGACCATCATCATCGCCCTTCTTGTCGGCACCACCCTCATGGGTGGCCTCCTCGGAGGTCTCCTGGCCATCCCCGCCACCGCCGTGCTCCGGGCCCTGCTGTTCCGCTATGTCTGGCACAAGCGCATCGCCGAACCCGCATCCACCCTCTCCCCCGAGCCGACGGCCCGGGAAATTTCCTCAGCATGA
- a CDS encoding adenylyltransferase/cytidyltransferase family protein: MDADAVAPGKWIPFEAVPERMAALRAAGRRVVQSHGIFDLIHPGHVTHLEGARAMGDVLVVSVTADAHVQKGPGRPYFDERLRLGSLAALSCVDHVVLSPFPSAVPAIEAIRPDIYCKGKEYEDAEHDDSGALQEEMRAVERCGGEVRFTGGIKAGSTRLLNHYFEHLGAPVRAFCRGLATRYTRKTLGEAVESLAGLRVLVVGETIFDRYAQVRVQGLTSKSRVMSGRFLGSETHGGGALAAFRHVRQFTSKVRFLSVVGTEPWVEGALRGLVGTGEDLVVRDPGYTTIVKERFVEPRGEGEEVSKLFAVNYLDPEPPAEAVLERFEAGFREACGNCDAVLLLDFGHGLMTERLRRMVEERAPLLVLNCQTNSSNHGFNVLPRQYRRADVFALDEQELLLAAGQRRVDFQQELRGLKERLGARYAWLTRGPVETLGLRDGEEGCVCPPLETDVVDPVGAGDAFFSVAGLAAARGLPLDLATFLGQLAGAQAVRIPGNAHPISKPVLVRGGMSLLDC; encoded by the coding sequence ATGGATGCGGACGCGGTGGCACCGGGCAAGTGGATCCCGTTCGAGGCGGTTCCGGAGCGGATGGCGGCGCTGCGGGCGGCGGGGCGGCGGGTGGTGCAGTCGCACGGAATCTTCGACCTGATCCATCCCGGGCATGTGACGCATCTGGAGGGGGCGCGGGCGATGGGCGATGTGCTGGTGGTAAGCGTCACGGCGGACGCCCATGTGCAGAAGGGGCCGGGGAGGCCGTATTTCGACGAGCGCCTGCGGTTGGGGAGCCTGGCGGCGCTGTCGTGTGTCGATCACGTGGTGCTGTCGCCGTTTCCGAGCGCGGTGCCGGCGATCGAGGCGATCCGGCCGGACATCTACTGCAAGGGGAAGGAATACGAGGATGCGGAGCACGACGATTCCGGGGCGTTGCAGGAGGAGATGCGGGCGGTGGAGCGGTGCGGGGGCGAGGTGCGCTTCACGGGTGGGATCAAGGCGGGCTCGACGCGGCTGCTGAACCATTATTTCGAGCATCTGGGGGCCCCGGTGCGGGCGTTCTGCCGGGGGCTGGCAACGCGGTACACGCGCAAGACGCTGGGGGAGGCGGTCGAGAGCCTGGCCGGCCTGCGGGTGCTGGTGGTGGGCGAGACCATTTTTGACCGGTACGCGCAAGTGCGGGTGCAGGGATTGACCTCGAAGAGCCGGGTGATGTCGGGGCGATTTCTGGGGAGCGAGACGCACGGCGGGGGGGCGCTGGCGGCGTTCCGGCACGTCCGGCAGTTCACCTCGAAGGTCCGGTTTCTGAGCGTGGTGGGGACGGAGCCGTGGGTGGAGGGCGCGTTGCGAGGTCTGGTGGGGACGGGCGAGGACCTGGTGGTGCGGGATCCCGGGTACACGACGATTGTGAAGGAGCGGTTCGTGGAACCCCGGGGTGAGGGGGAGGAGGTGAGCAAGCTGTTTGCGGTGAACTACCTTGATCCCGAGCCGCCGGCCGAGGCGGTGCTGGAACGGTTTGAAGCGGGGTTTCGCGAGGCGTGCGGGAATTGCGACGCGGTCCTGCTGCTTGATTTCGGGCACGGTCTGATGACGGAGCGGTTGCGCCGGATGGTGGAGGAGCGGGCGCCGCTGCTGGTGTTGAACTGCCAGACCAACAGCAGCAATCACGGGTTCAATGTGCTGCCGCGACAGTACCGGCGGGCGGATGTCTTTGCGCTGGACGAGCAGGAGTTGCTGCTGGCGGCGGGGCAACGGCGGGTGGATTTCCAGCAGGAACTCCGGGGTTTGAAGGAGCGGTTGGGTGCCCGGTATGCGTGGCTGACGCGCGGGCCGGTGGAGACGCTGGGGTTGCGCGACGGGGAGGAGGGTTGTGTGTGTCCGCCGCTGGAGACGGATGTGGTGGATCCGGTGGGGGCGGGGGATGCGTTCTTCTCGGTGGCGGGACTGGCGGCGGCGCGTGGGCTGCCGCTGGATCTGGCGACCTTTCTCGGTCAGCTCGCGGGGGCGCAGGCGGTGCGGATTCCGGGGAATGCCCATCCGATTTCGAAACCGGTGCTGGTCCGGGGAGGCATGTCGTTGTTGGATTGCTGA
- a CDS encoding NAD-dependent epimerase/dehydratase translates to MMAKHVLVTGGFGYVGSRLTPHLLQLGYRVRVLDLMLYTRAGLEALERDGSYPEWRERFELVEGDLRDPDAVDRALAGVDAVIHLGAISNDPTGDVDEVLTRQVNFDAVGMLLARARAAGVQRFINGSSSSVFGIKDVPDVTEELEPEPLTFYSRYKMLSEWLVVAASSPDFCAVNVRPATICGYSPRQRFDLTVNKLTADAVRKRVITVHGGEQRRPNVGMTDAIRLYGELLEIEAARINGRTFNFGFENLKVIEIARTIQAELADLHVEIRVTDTLDKRDYHISSAKIRDVLGYRPVSSIREEVGQLRRVLEGGAFPDVDAPEHYNMKFMKMTRSAAAYRYFAR, encoded by the coding sequence ATGATGGCAAAGCACGTATTGGTCACCGGCGGATTCGGGTATGTCGGGAGCCGACTGACGCCGCATCTGCTTCAACTGGGATACCGGGTGCGGGTCCTGGACCTGATGCTGTACACAAGGGCCGGGCTGGAGGCGCTCGAACGGGATGGGTCCTACCCGGAATGGCGCGAGCGGTTCGAACTTGTCGAGGGGGATCTGCGGGATCCGGACGCGGTCGATCGGGCGCTGGCGGGGGTGGATGCGGTGATCCACCTGGGGGCGATCTCGAACGACCCGACGGGGGATGTGGACGAGGTGCTGACGCGGCAGGTGAACTTCGACGCGGTGGGGATGCTGCTGGCGCGGGCGCGGGCGGCGGGGGTGCAGCGGTTCATCAATGGGTCTTCGAGCAGCGTGTTCGGGATCAAGGATGTGCCCGATGTGACCGAGGAACTCGAGCCGGAGCCGCTGACTTTCTATTCCAGGTACAAGATGCTCTCGGAGTGGCTGGTGGTGGCGGCGTCCTCGCCGGACTTCTGCGCCGTGAACGTCCGGCCGGCGACGATCTGCGGGTATTCACCGCGGCAACGGTTCGACCTGACGGTGAACAAGCTGACGGCGGACGCCGTGCGCAAGCGGGTGATCACGGTCCATGGGGGGGAGCAGCGACGTCCGAACGTGGGCATGACCGACGCGATCCGGCTCTATGGCGAGCTGTTGGAGATCGAGGCGGCGCGGATCAACGGGCGGACGTTCAATTTCGGGTTCGAGAACCTGAAAGTGATCGAGATTGCGCGAACGATTCAGGCGGAGCTGGCGGACCTCCATGTCGAGATCCGGGTGACCGACACGCTGGACAAGCGGGACTACCACATCTCGTCGGCGAAGATCCGGGACGTGCTGGGGTACCGGCCGGTGAGTTCGATCCGGGAGGAGGTCGGGCAACTGAGGCGGGTGCTCGAGGGAGGGGCTTTTCCGGACGTGGACGCGCCGGAACACTACAACATGAAGTTCATGAAGATGACCCGGAGTGCCGCCGCGTACCGGTATTTTGCCCGGTAG
- a CDS encoding O-antigen ligase family protein — protein MDSERWDERLERWIAVLVGAAIGLAVLAFGGVRIGEFLWIEGLMALALLLWGVRIWTVRDHRLLWPPVCWGVLGFGLWAVWRTAVADVAYVAWGEGMRIATYTALYFVAVNNLNRQSVAQGLAWFLAGLATLLCFYGAWQFATGANAVWGFERSADYVRRASGTYMNPNHFAGLLALLLPVAIGTVIAGRMKPVGRVLLGYAALAMMAGLALSLSRGGWAAASVGVGLVLLALSRHRDYRRAAVVSVAVIVVGIGAVAMRSHWIQGRVAQSQDLEPTARNSRPHIWRAAVGMWQDHPWFGVGPAHFSERFKAYRTRWVHGEPERAHNDYLDALADWGVLGVTVLAVPLVLLGYGVVRTLRQVRRDPGDLEVKRSGRYAFVLGASGGLAALAAHSLADFNWHIPANAMVAVLWMGLLTGYFRYATDDWWVSSRWPWRWAVSLGLILPLTGLLGWDLVQRGRETRHLERAQRAIPASDGQVADLEAAWRIDSRNAWTAYRLAEAYRLRSFTGEGEFRQWGQRALEWFEVAARLNPFEPVFRHRAGMCLDWLGEPDRAAGYYQAARELDPEGRITSFYMGWHEMQKGNLAEARRWFTLSTEQGWPPYEPAMDYLRVLDEREAVLMRRGMEPGAGR, from the coding sequence ATGGATTCGGAACGCTGGGATGAACGGCTGGAGCGGTGGATCGCGGTGTTGGTGGGGGCGGCGATCGGATTGGCCGTCCTCGCGTTTGGCGGGGTGCGGATCGGGGAGTTCCTTTGGATCGAGGGGTTGATGGCGCTGGCCCTGTTGTTGTGGGGCGTGCGGATCTGGACGGTGCGCGACCATCGTCTGCTTTGGCCTCCGGTGTGCTGGGGGGTGTTGGGATTCGGGCTGTGGGCGGTGTGGCGGACGGCGGTGGCGGATGTGGCATACGTGGCATGGGGAGAGGGCATGCGCATTGCGACCTACACGGCCCTCTACTTCGTGGCGGTGAACAATTTGAACCGGCAGAGTGTCGCGCAGGGTCTGGCGTGGTTCCTGGCGGGGTTGGCGACGCTGCTTTGCTTTTACGGGGCGTGGCAGTTCGCGACCGGGGCCAACGCGGTGTGGGGATTCGAACGCAGTGCGGACTACGTCCGGAGGGCCAGCGGGACATACATGAACCCGAATCATTTCGCCGGGTTACTTGCCCTTCTGCTGCCGGTGGCGATCGGGACGGTGATTGCGGGGCGGATGAAGCCGGTGGGGCGGGTTTTGCTGGGGTACGCGGCGCTGGCGATGATGGCGGGGCTGGCGCTGAGCCTTTCGAGGGGCGGATGGGCGGCGGCGTCGGTCGGGGTGGGGCTGGTGTTGTTGGCGCTGTCACGGCATCGGGATTACCGGCGGGCCGCCGTGGTGAGCGTTGCGGTGATCGTGGTGGGAATTGGAGCGGTGGCGATGCGCAGCCACTGGATTCAGGGGCGGGTGGCGCAGTCTCAGGATCTGGAACCGACGGCACGGAACTCCCGTCCGCACATCTGGCGGGCAGCCGTGGGGATGTGGCAGGACCATCCCTGGTTTGGGGTGGGGCCGGCGCATTTCTCGGAGCGATTCAAGGCGTACCGGACGCGATGGGTGCATGGGGAGCCGGAGCGGGCGCACAACGATTACCTGGATGCCTTGGCGGACTGGGGGGTGCTTGGGGTGACGGTCTTGGCGGTGCCGCTGGTATTGCTGGGATACGGAGTGGTGCGGACCCTGCGGCAGGTGCGGCGGGATCCCGGGGATCTCGAGGTGAAGCGCAGCGGGCGGTACGCGTTTGTCCTGGGCGCGAGCGGCGGTTTGGCAGCCCTGGCCGCGCACAGTCTGGCCGACTTCAACTGGCATATCCCCGCCAACGCGATGGTGGCGGTGCTATGGATGGGGTTGTTGACGGGGTACTTCCGGTACGCGACAGACGACTGGTGGGTCTCGTCGCGGTGGCCGTGGCGATGGGCGGTGTCCCTGGGGCTGATTTTGCCGCTGACCGGGTTGCTGGGTTGGGATCTGGTGCAACGGGGGCGGGAGACGCGGCATTTGGAGAGGGCCCAGCGGGCGATTCCGGCATCGGATGGGCAGGTGGCCGACTTGGAGGCGGCCTGGCGGATCGACTCCAGGAATGCGTGGACCGCGTATCGATTGGCGGAGGCGTACCGATTGCGGAGCTTTACGGGGGAAGGGGAGTTCCGGCAGTGGGGGCAGCGGGCGCTGGAGTGGTTCGAAGTGGCGGCGCGGTTGAATCCGTTCGAGCCGGTCTTTCGGCACCGGGCCGGGATGTGCCTGGACTGGCTGGGAGAGCCGGACCGTGCTGCGGGGTATTACCAGGCGGCCCGGGAGCTGGATCCGGAAGGGAGGATCACGAGCTTCTACATGGGCTGGCACGAGATGCAGAAGGGCAATCTGGCGGAGGCCAGGCGGTGGTTCACCCTTTCGACGGAACAGGGATGGCCACCGTACGAGCCGGCGATGGACTACCTTCGTGTGCTGGACGAGCGGGAGGCGGTCCTCATGCGACGGGGGATGGAGCCGGGCGCAGGCCGGTGA
- a CDS encoding transketolase, whose amino-acid sequence MRNAFAQEITRLALEDERVVLLSGDIGNRLFDEMKARCPGRFFNCGVAEANMIGMAAGMALSGLRPVCYTIAPFLTYRCLEQIRVDLCYHHAPVVLVGTGSGLSYASLGATHHSCEEMGMLRLLPELAVVAPGDPWEVRAGLEAALRHPGPVYLRIGKKGEPAVHAARPGFEIGRAIRLREGAEVMVLAAGTILPLAVEVTGRLAEEGVDAGVASFHTVKPLDEDLLREVFGRVRVVATIEEHSVLGGLGGAVSEWLADRGGVGIRARLLRFGTADAFLHRTCEQEGAREHFGLTIPAITTAIRAALEGVTR is encoded by the coding sequence ATGCGCAACGCCTTTGCCCAGGAGATCACGCGGCTGGCGCTCGAGGATGAGCGGGTGGTGCTGTTGAGCGGCGACATCGGGAACCGGCTGTTCGACGAGATGAAGGCGCGGTGTCCGGGCCGGTTTTTCAATTGCGGTGTGGCCGAGGCCAACATGATCGGGATGGCGGCCGGGATGGCGTTGAGCGGATTGCGCCCTGTCTGCTACACCATTGCGCCGTTTCTCACCTACCGGTGCCTCGAACAGATCCGGGTGGACCTCTGCTACCACCATGCGCCGGTGGTGCTTGTCGGAACAGGGTCGGGGTTGTCGTATGCGTCGCTGGGGGCGACCCATCATTCCTGCGAGGAGATGGGGATGCTGCGGTTGCTGCCGGAACTCGCGGTGGTGGCGCCGGGGGATCCGTGGGAGGTGCGGGCGGGATTGGAGGCGGCGTTGCGTCACCCCGGTCCCGTGTATCTGCGCATCGGGAAGAAGGGGGAACCGGCGGTCCATGCGGCACGGCCGGGGTTCGAGATCGGGCGGGCGATCCGGTTGCGCGAAGGGGCGGAGGTCATGGTGCTGGCGGCGGGGACGATTCTGCCGTTGGCGGTGGAGGTGACCGGGCGTCTGGCGGAAGAGGGAGTGGACGCCGGCGTGGCGAGTTTCCACACGGTGAAGCCCCTGGATGAGGATCTGCTGAGGGAGGTGTTTGGGCGGGTGCGGGTGGTGGCGACCATCGAAGAGCACAGTGTGCTGGGCGGCTTGGGAGGAGCGGTGTCGGAGTGGCTGGCGGACCGCGGCGGGGTCGGGATCCGGGCACGCCTGTTGCGGTTTGGGACAGCGGATGCGTTTCTGCACCGGACCTGTGAGCAGGAGGGGGCGCGGGAGCATTTTGGGCTGACGATCCCGGCGATCACGACGGCCATCCGGGCCGCGCTGGAAGGGGTAACGCGATGA
- a CDS encoding zinc-binding dehydrogenase, translating into MKTVAAILVEQRQPLVVDEVEVPAPGFGQVLVDIQVSRICGSQLGEIDGVKGPDRYLPHLLGHEGGGVVLETGPEVRQVRAGDRVVLHWRPGRGIEARGSVYGWRGKAVNAGPITTFQRLAVVSENRLTGVPPDTDFEVCALLADTLTTGFGVIHNDARVRLGESVVVVGCGGIGLGIVLGAGLAGAHPVIAVDLHDPKLEMARRYGATHTVHAGREDLGAAVRGILDGAAADVVVDGTGQPSVLEQAMGLLGPRGRCVGVGVMAHDRRMTLNTLPLHFGQRLTGSHGGDSQPAEDIPRYLRMMRGGRFDPRAMVTDRGPIGEVNELIGRMRAGEVVHGLIDFRTS; encoded by the coding sequence ATGAAGACCGTCGCCGCCATTCTTGTGGAGCAACGCCAGCCTCTCGTGGTGGATGAGGTGGAGGTGCCGGCGCCTGGCTTCGGGCAGGTGCTGGTGGACATCCAGGTCAGCCGGATTTGCGGTTCCCAACTGGGGGAGATCGACGGGGTGAAGGGGCCGGACCGGTATTTGCCTCATCTCCTGGGGCATGAGGGGGGCGGCGTGGTGCTGGAGACGGGGCCGGAGGTGCGTCAGGTGCGGGCGGGCGACCGGGTGGTGTTGCACTGGCGCCCGGGGCGGGGCATCGAGGCGCGGGGGTCGGTTTATGGGTGGCGGGGCAAGGCGGTGAACGCGGGGCCGATCACGACGTTTCAGCGGCTGGCGGTGGTGTCGGAGAACCGGCTGACGGGGGTGCCGCCGGACACGGATTTCGAGGTGTGCGCCCTGTTGGCGGACACGTTGACCACGGGATTCGGGGTGATTCACAACGACGCCCGGGTGCGCCTGGGGGAATCGGTGGTGGTGGTGGGGTGCGGCGGCATCGGGCTGGGTATCGTGCTCGGGGCCGGACTGGCCGGCGCCCATCCGGTGATTGCGGTGGATCTGCACGATCCCAAGCTGGAGATGGCGCGTCGGTACGGGGCAACGCACACGGTGCATGCCGGGCGGGAGGACCTGGGGGCGGCGGTGCGGGGGATTCTGGACGGCGCGGCGGCGGATGTGGTGGTGGACGGGACGGGGCAGCCGTCGGTGCTGGAGCAGGCCATGGGATTGCTGGGCCCGCGGGGGCGCTGTGTGGGGGTGGGGGTGATGGCGCATGACCGGCGGATGACATTGAACACCCTGCCGCTGCATTTCGGCCAGCGGCTGACGGGCTCGCACGGGGGGGACAGCCAGCCGGCGGAGGACATCCCGCGGTACCTGAGGATGATGCGCGGTGGACGGTTTGATCCGCGTGCCATGGTCACGGATCGGGGGCCGATCGGGGAGGTCAATGAGTTGATCGGCCGGATGCGGGCGGGCGAGGTGGTGCATGGCCTGATCGATTTTCGAACCTCATGA
- a CDS encoding serine esterase, which translates to MLDSLPIPATDKDSRWLMIVLHGLGDSLAGYRWLPDALALPWLHYRLVNAPDHYFGGYSWYDFAGDPGPGVERSARLLFELLEDSERQGFPPDQTILFGFSQGCLMTIEVALRYPRTLAGAVGISGYVHEPERLLQRRSPAAPSQRFLLTHGTADPLLPIEPVRRQMRQLQEAGIRVAWHEFPKEHTIAGEEEISLIRNFVTGLRPAPSPVA; encoded by the coding sequence ATGCTCGATTCGCTCCCGATCCCAGCCACGGACAAGGATTCCCGCTGGCTCATGATCGTGCTCCATGGCCTCGGAGACAGCCTAGCCGGCTATCGATGGCTGCCCGATGCCTTGGCCCTCCCTTGGCTCCATTACCGACTGGTCAACGCCCCAGACCACTATTTCGGCGGCTACTCGTGGTACGACTTCGCCGGCGATCCCGGTCCGGGAGTCGAACGTAGCGCCCGGCTCCTCTTCGAACTTCTTGAAGACTCCGAGCGGCAGGGCTTCCCACCGGACCAAACCATCCTCTTCGGGTTCTCCCAAGGCTGCCTCATGACCATCGAGGTGGCCCTCCGCTACCCAAGGACCCTCGCCGGGGCCGTCGGCATCAGCGGCTATGTCCACGAACCCGAACGTCTCCTCCAACGCCGCTCCCCCGCCGCTCCATCCCAACGCTTCCTCCTCACCCATGGAACCGCCGACCCCCTCCTGCCCATCGAACCCGTCCGGCGTCAGATGCGACAACTCCAGGAAGCGGGCATTCGCGTGGCCTGGCATGAGTTCCCCAAGGAACACACCATCGCCGGCGAAGAGGAAATCTCGCTGATCCGAAACTTCGTCACCGGCCTGCGCCCGGCTCCATCCCCCGTCGCATGA
- a CDS encoding transketolase — translation MTMEELARLAREVRGDVVAMSHRAGTPHLGSALSCVDILVGLYGRVLRIDPARPTDPARDRFILSKGHAAMALYAVLARRGFFPTGWLETFAGEGAPLAEQPAPGCAPGVELATGSLGHGLPVGLGMALANRLSGRPGRVFVCLSDGECNEGTVWEAALFAPAQGLDRLAVVIDYNKWQATGRSNEVMALADLRAKWEAFGWRARDVDGHDLKALVGALGEVPDGSGRPVAVVAHTVKGKGVSFMEDDNNWHYRIPKSGEVAEARRQLGLAD, via the coding sequence ATGACGATGGAGGAACTGGCGCGGCTGGCGCGCGAGGTGCGGGGTGACGTGGTGGCCATGTCGCACCGGGCGGGGACGCCGCATCTGGGTTCGGCGTTGTCGTGTGTGGACATCCTGGTGGGGTTGTACGGGAGGGTGCTGCGGATCGATCCGGCGCGTCCCACCGATCCGGCGCGGGACCGGTTCATTTTGAGCAAGGGGCATGCGGCGATGGCGCTGTATGCGGTGCTGGCGCGGCGGGGTTTCTTTCCGACCGGATGGCTGGAGACCTTTGCGGGGGAGGGGGCGCCGCTGGCGGAGCAACCGGCGCCGGGATGCGCGCCCGGGGTGGAACTGGCGACGGGTTCGCTGGGGCACGGGTTGCCGGTGGGGCTGGGGATGGCGCTGGCCAACCGGCTGAGCGGCCGGCCGGGGCGGGTGTTCGTGTGCCTGAGCGACGGGGAGTGCAACGAGGGGACGGTGTGGGAGGCGGCGCTGTTCGCGCCGGCGCAGGGACTGGACCGGCTGGCGGTGGTGATTGATTACAACAAGTGGCAGGCGACCGGCCGGAGCAATGAAGTGATGGCGCTGGCGGATTTGCGGGCCAAGTGGGAGGCGTTCGGCTGGAGGGCCCGGGATGTGGACGGCCACGATCTGAAGGCGCTGGTCGGGGCGTTGGGGGAGGTGCCGGATGGGAGCGGACGTCCGGTGGCGGTGGTGGCGCACACGGTCAAGGGCAAGGGCGTGTCGTTCATGGAGGACGACAACAACTGGCACTACCGGATTCCGAAGTCCGGGGAGGTGGCGGAGGCGCGGCGGCAGTTGGGATTGGCGGATTGA
- a CDS encoding GDP-mannose 4,6-dehydratase, with the protein MAERILVLGSNSFSGASFVAHALGAGAAVVGVSRSPEPHPAFLPYRWGKEGGAVERFEFEALDLNRDTDRIVERIEGFRPDYVVNFAAQSMVAESWLQPEDWYRTNILANVRLHERIRRFGFIRRYVHVSTPEVYGSCAGNVTEDAPMNPSTPYAASRAGCDLHLMTFFRNYGFPVVFTRAANVFGPGQQLYRIVPRTILYIRLGRRLQLHGGGHSVRSFIHIRDVSEGTLRVAREGRPGEVYHLSTRVTHSIRQVVETVCRKMGVAFDEVVDVVGDRPGKDAAYLLDSGKARTTLGWEDTISFETGVDETIAWVDRHLDALRGQPLEYQHKP; encoded by the coding sequence ATGGCTGAACGCATTCTGGTACTGGGAAGCAACTCCTTTTCAGGGGCGAGTTTTGTGGCGCACGCGCTGGGGGCGGGGGCGGCGGTTGTGGGGGTGAGCCGTTCGCCGGAGCCGCACCCGGCGTTTTTGCCGTACCGTTGGGGGAAGGAAGGGGGGGCGGTGGAGCGGTTCGAGTTCGAAGCGCTGGATCTGAATCGGGACACGGACCGGATCGTGGAACGGATCGAGGGGTTCCGGCCGGACTACGTGGTCAACTTCGCGGCGCAGAGCATGGTGGCGGAGAGCTGGCTGCAACCGGAGGACTGGTACCGGACAAACATCCTGGCAAACGTGCGGTTGCACGAACGGATCCGGAGGTTCGGGTTCATCCGGCGCTATGTGCACGTCTCGACGCCGGAGGTGTACGGGAGTTGCGCGGGGAACGTGACGGAGGACGCTCCGATGAATCCGAGCACGCCGTACGCGGCTTCGCGGGCGGGGTGCGATCTGCATTTGATGACGTTCTTCCGGAATTACGGGTTCCCGGTGGTGTTCACGCGGGCGGCGAACGTGTTCGGGCCGGGCCAGCAATTGTACCGGATTGTGCCACGGACGATCCTCTATATCCGCCTGGGGCGCCGGTTGCAGTTGCATGGAGGCGGGCATTCGGTGCGGTCGTTCATTCATATCCGGGATGTATCGGAAGGGACGTTGCGGGTGGCGCGGGAGGGGCGGCCAGGGGAGGTGTACCATTTGTCCACACGGGTGACGCATTCGATCCGGCAGGTGGTCGAGACGGTGTGCCGGAAGATGGGGGTGGCGTTCGACGAGGTGGTGGACGTGGTGGGGGATCGTCCGGGGAAGGATGCGGCGTACCTGCTGGACAGCGGCAAGGCGCGGACGACGCTGGGTTGGGAGGACACGATTTCCTTCGAGACCGGGGTGGACGAGACGATCGCCTGGGTGGACCGGCACCTGGACGCCCTGCGAGGGCAACCGCTGGAGTACCAGCACAAGCCGTAG